In uncultured Bacteroides sp., the following proteins share a genomic window:
- a CDS encoding glycoside hydrolase family 16 protein, with protein MKPNLNIILLTLIIGSINTACSGNPANNRNKNNNPVETRSRKVIFEDNFNQTTQIPDTTKWSLCTHYIGDPFISGSYDQAYVKDGKLILKGEKVKGVYKTGGIWTKNKFDFTYGKVEVSAKFISAQGSWPAIWLMPYEPNIYEKAEGEIDIMEQVNRESIVYQTLHTYYITTLKQISPMRQISAHYNVNEFNTYAVEWTPDNIIFSVNGKVTLTYPNLHLAHEKQMRQWPYNKPFYLIMNIYLGGSWPGEIRDNELPVSMEVDWVKVSQ; from the coding sequence ATGAAGCCAAACCTCAACATAATATTACTAACGCTCATTATTGGAAGCATAAATACAGCCTGTAGCGGCAATCCCGCGAACAATAGGAATAAGAATAACAATCCGGTTGAGACCAGGAGCAGAAAAGTTATTTTTGAAGACAACTTCAATCAAACCACACAAATCCCCGATACCACCAAATGGTCATTGTGCACCCACTACATAGGCGATCCCTTCATCTCAGGAAGCTATGACCAGGCGTATGTAAAAGATGGAAAACTTATTCTGAAAGGTGAGAAGGTTAAAGGAGTTTATAAGACAGGAGGGATATGGACGAAAAATAAATTCGATTTCACCTATGGTAAGGTAGAAGTCAGTGCTAAGTTTATCTCAGCACAAGGCAGCTGGCCTGCCATCTGGCTCATGCCGTATGAGCCTAATATATACGAGAAAGCTGAAGGTGAGATAGACATTATGGAACAGGTAAACCGTGAAAGCATTGTTTACCAAACACTGCACACTTATTATATCACAACCTTGAAACAGATATCGCCTATGCGACAGATCTCCGCACACTATAATGTGAATGAGTTCAATACCTACGCTGTGGAATGGACACCAGATAATATCATCTTTTCTGTAAACGGAAAAGTGACACTAACCTATCCAAATCTACATCTGGCTCATGAGAAACAAATGAGACAGTGGCCATACAATAAACCATTTTATCTTATCATGAATATTTATCTGGGAGGTAGTTGGCCGGGAGAAATCAGAGACAATGAATTGCCGGTAAGCATGGAAGTAGACTGGGTAAAGGTGAGCCAATAG
- a CDS encoding acyl carrier protein — translation MELNDFIAKFANCLENSEVSDLSSDTEFKLIDTWSSLSALLIIEMIDEEYEKRISGVDIRKADTIADLFNIVDSR, via the coding sequence ATGGAACTGAATGATTTTATAGCAAAGTTTGCCAATTGTCTTGAAAATTCAGAAGTATCTGATTTAAGTTCAGATACGGAATTCAAGCTTATTGATACCTGGAGTTCCCTTTCTGCCTTATTAATTATTGAAATGATAGATGAAGAGTATGAAAAACGGATCAGTGGGGTTGATATCCGTAAAGCTGATACAATTGCCGATTTATTCAATATTGTTGACTCCAGATAA
- a CDS encoding Coenzyme F420 hydrogenase/dehydrogenase, beta subunit C-terminal domain has protein sequence MINIVDKKDCNGCCACVDICARKAISLKTDIEGFWYPEVDKSLCVECGLCERTCPELHAEELKKNDYEKPLCNVSVNKNLEVRFDSTSGGLFSVLATEMYKQGGYVGGAAFNEDVSVSHFISNDKEDLPALRSSKYLQSNASGLYKEVKRLLESGEKVLVCGCPCQMAAMRRFLNKEYDNLIIADFICRGINSPKVFKKYIESIEEEHGSKAVFIKSKCKELGWRNMTQKVILENGKTVFQPSEKNLFTKGYLSTNVYCRPSCYDCKFKGFPRIADITLGDFWGIENIDTTMDDDLGTSMVLVNSEKGRMFFQRIQQKVQSRELPFETILPGNPSLISSLGKPVIDREQFFKDLDVSTFNEVANKYFPLTKSIRSKVADFLRAVLMIVRQTRLHFYPLAKLIKYNIACRNVHTNFRMNGFLLPTPYSVFDIHRKSFLFLNGTLVIGEKTIRNSKLETRLFLRKGAKLDVERRFTLGYGGVIEVHENAHLTIKSGHANTGLTIVCADRIEIGHGVRMGRHVTIRDNNGGHIIVRTGYRNTRPVIIGDRAWLCEGCTILPGVKIGEGAVVGAGSVVFSNVPAHSIVFGNPAKVVDEDVLLKF, from the coding sequence ATGATTAACATTGTTGATAAGAAAGATTGCAATGGCTGCTGTGCATGTGTTGATATCTGTGCCCGCAAAGCCATCAGTTTAAAGACCGATATTGAGGGATTCTGGTATCCGGAGGTTGACAAAAGTCTTTGTGTGGAGTGTGGGCTGTGTGAACGTACATGTCCTGAGCTACATGCTGAAGAGTTGAAGAAAAATGATTATGAGAAGCCTCTCTGCAATGTGTCTGTGAATAAGAATTTAGAGGTGAGGTTTGACAGTACCTCGGGTGGTTTATTCTCGGTCCTTGCTACGGAGATGTACAAACAGGGAGGTTATGTGGGAGGCGCTGCTTTTAATGAAGATGTATCGGTAAGTCACTTTATATCAAATGACAAAGAGGATCTGCCGGCATTAAGAAGCTCAAAATACCTGCAGAGCAATGCCAGTGGGTTGTATAAGGAGGTAAAGAGGTTACTGGAATCGGGTGAAAAGGTACTGGTTTGCGGATGTCCTTGTCAGATGGCTGCAATGAGAAGATTTCTGAATAAAGAGTATGATAACCTGATTATTGCAGATTTTATTTGCCGTGGAATTAATTCTCCAAAGGTTTTTAAAAAATATATAGAGTCTATAGAAGAGGAACATGGATCGAAGGCTGTGTTCATAAAGTCTAAATGTAAGGAGCTGGGATGGAGAAACATGACTCAGAAGGTGATTCTGGAGAATGGGAAGACTGTTTTTCAGCCCAGCGAGAAGAATCTTTTTACAAAGGGGTATCTCAGCACGAATGTATATTGCAGGCCATCTTGCTATGATTGCAAGTTTAAAGGATTTCCAAGAATTGCGGATATAACATTGGGTGATTTCTGGGGTATTGAGAATATTGACACTACGATGGATGATGACCTTGGAACATCAATGGTATTGGTAAACTCTGAAAAAGGAAGAATGTTTTTTCAGAGAATTCAGCAGAAAGTGCAGAGCAGAGAATTGCCTTTTGAAACAATACTACCGGGTAATCCTTCTTTAATTTCATCACTTGGTAAACCTGTAATAGACAGGGAACAGTTTTTTAAAGACTTGGATGTTTCCACTTTCAATGAGGTGGCCAATAAATATTTCCCGCTGACGAAAAGCATAAGGAGTAAGGTGGCCGACTTTCTGAGGGCTGTATTAATGATAGTGAGACAAACCAGGCTTCATTTTTATCCACTGGCTAAACTTATAAAGTACAATATTGCCTGCAGGAATGTGCATACCAACTTCCGGATGAATGGATTCCTGTTGCCAACACCTTATTCGGTTTTTGATATTCACAGGAAATCATTTCTGTTTTTGAACGGTACGTTGGTAATTGGCGAAAAGACAATCAGAAATTCAAAACTTGAGACTCGCCTGTTCTTAAGAAAAGGTGCAAAACTGGATGTTGAAAGACGATTTACACTGGGATATGGCGGGGTGATTGAAGTTCATGAAAATGCACATCTCACAATAAAGAGTGGGCATGCCAATACGGGGCTGACAATAGTTTGTGCCGATAGGATAGAGATTGGGCATGGGGTGAGAATGGGGCGCCATGTTACTATACGTGACAATAACGGAGGGCACATTATAGTAAGAACCGGTTATCGGAATACGAGGCCTGTAATCATTGGTGACAGAGCATGGCTGTGTGAAGGATGTACCATATTGCCGGGGGTGAAGATAGGTGAAGGAGCTGTGGTGGGAGCAGGCTCTGTGGTTTTCTCGAATGTGCCGGCTCATTCCATTGTGTTTGGTAATCCGGCCAAAGTGGTTGATGAGGATGTTCTGCTGAAATTTTAA
- a CDS encoding MATE family efflux transporter produces the protein MAVSLYTSRIILRVLGVEDYGIYSIVGGIVELISFLNVALSLGTSRFITFELGNNDEQKLKKVFSTTMSVHIALSLFIFVIAETVGLWLLYNKLVIPPERMHAALWAFQLSILACVISVTQIPYNSMIIAQERMNIYAYVSILEVSLKLVIVYMLVVFGADKLILYASLVLGVNLAIAMVYRFYCIWNFKVCNYSFTWDKALIKSIASFSQWSILPNFGVAMIQQGGILVMNVFFSPAIIASRAIATLVNTIILNFVSNLRTAVNPQIVKSCALNDTDRMKYLVRLSAQFSYYLMLLIELPIILGATAVLKIWLGQVPAYSILFVQLTLVSTLVQMFDISMNIVFYSLGNMKKNSIVSTLACIWIIPVAYVAYKLGAPVEVLFYLDIIRAFIVSFIVKPWLLIEIAGYTKKEILDIIFPCIKVTIVGTVIPILLSFYMKESIFTFILLGAVSAFTVGISTFYIGLTKSQQLRVVVYAKNKFLNR, from the coding sequence ATGGCAGTATCTTTATATACTTCGCGCATAATACTGAGAGTACTTGGAGTTGAGGATTATGGAATTTATAGTATAGTAGGTGGTATTGTTGAACTGATTTCTTTCTTAAATGTGGCACTTAGTCTGGGCACTTCCAGATTTATTACATTTGAATTAGGTAACAATGATGAGCAAAAATTAAAGAAGGTTTTTAGTACGACTATGTCTGTTCACATAGCATTGTCTCTGTTTATATTCGTGATTGCCGAGACAGTGGGATTGTGGCTGTTGTATAATAAACTGGTGATACCGCCTGAACGGATGCATGCTGCGCTTTGGGCATTTCAGTTATCAATACTGGCATGCGTAATCAGTGTTACCCAGATACCATATAACTCAATGATTATTGCTCAGGAGCGTATGAATATATATGCTTATGTGAGTATTCTGGAGGTAAGCTTAAAGTTGGTGATAGTGTATATGCTGGTGGTTTTCGGAGCAGACAAACTTATTTTATATGCGTCGTTAGTATTGGGGGTCAATCTGGCTATCGCCATGGTATATCGCTTTTATTGCATCTGGAATTTTAAAGTATGTAATTATAGCTTTACCTGGGATAAAGCATTAATAAAATCAATTGCTTCGTTTTCTCAATGGAGTATTTTACCGAATTTTGGAGTGGCGATGATTCAGCAGGGAGGAATTCTGGTGATGAACGTATTCTTTAGTCCGGCAATTATTGCCTCAAGGGCCATTGCAACACTGGTAAATACTATTATACTCAATTTTGTAAGTAACCTCCGGACGGCTGTAAATCCGCAGATAGTTAAGTCCTGTGCTCTGAATGACACTGACAGAATGAAATATCTGGTGAGACTGTCCGCTCAGTTTTCTTACTATCTGATGCTTCTTATTGAATTGCCCATAATTCTTGGGGCAACAGCTGTTTTGAAGATATGGCTGGGACAGGTACCGGCATATTCCATTTTATTTGTTCAGCTTACCCTTGTATCTACTTTGGTGCAGATGTTTGATATTTCCATGAATATAGTTTTTTATTCATTGGGAAATATGAAAAAAAACTCCATTGTTTCAACCCTTGCCTGTATCTGGATTATTCCGGTTGCTTATGTGGCTTATAAACTGGGGGCTCCGGTTGAGGTATTGTTCTATCTGGATATAATAAGGGCTTTCATTGTTTCTTTCATTGTAAAGCCGTGGCTGTTGATTGAGATTGCCGGATATACGAAAAAAGAGATTCTTGATATTATTTTTCCTTGTATCAAAGTAACCATTGTGGGAACTGTAATTCCGATTCTGCTCTCATTTTACATGAAAGAATCAATATTTACATTTATTTTATTAGGAGCTGTTTCTGCTTTTACTGTGGGCATATCTACATTCTATATCGGACTAACGAAGAGTCAGCAATTGAGAGTGGTGGTTTACGCGAAAAATAAATTTCTAAACAGATAG